A single genomic interval of Granulicella tundricola MP5ACTX9 harbors:
- the iscX gene encoding Fe-S cluster assembly protein IscX: protein MPREIQWTDAEEIGIQLQEKYPEIEPYTVRFTDLHKYVTELPGFVGDPMKSTEPGLEAIQKAWYEEYEDAKGL, encoded by the coding sequence ATGCCGCGTGAGATTCAGTGGACCGATGCCGAAGAGATTGGGATTCAACTGCAGGAGAAGTATCCGGAGATCGAGCCGTACACGGTGCGATTTACGGACCTGCATAAGTATGTGACAGAGCTGCCGGGGTTTGTGGGCGATCCGATGAAGTCGACCGAGCCGGGGCTGGAGGCGATCCAGAAGGCCTGGTACGAGGAGTATGAGGACGCCAAGGGGCTGTAA
- the murJ gene encoding murein biosynthesis integral membrane protein MurJ, which translates to MSTTQPTTQPIPETTPRAGFFSLKHQHSVFSATMLLMGASLLSGVLGLVRTKYIAYVFGAGSITDAYNAAFNLPDMISYFLIGGVASITLVNILSRYREAGDEEGADRALSIILNAMMVVLGTGILIAELIAPWYTAALFPKLNPETAALCTHLTRLLLPAQFFFFVGGVLGSRLLVRKIFLYQAITPLIYNLGIILGGVLLSARLGIDSLAYGVLGGAFVGAALLNAIGAFRGGLRYTPIFNLKHPAFLEWLKLSLPLMIGVSLAMADKWILGYFATADDGGLTRLQNAKTLFNAPLGIIGAAAGAASLPFFTSLYAQGRHFDFNAAVNRAVSRLLAVGLLCTAWMCSLSVPILDIYRGGVYSKADALNTAHYFAIFSVSLALWSAQGIYARAFYAARNTLTPAISGTVVTLVSIPIYALLFHHIGVDGLAIASDLGILAHTVALAVLLHQKHIVSLASLEFEEIGRALIAALLAYFLTSTAIPYIPHPSGHPGDIVVILIASALWAGVILFTLQLSGSKLIQQLRNRKA; encoded by the coding sequence TTGTCCACTACCCAGCCCACGACCCAGCCCATCCCCGAAACGACCCCACGAGCAGGCTTCTTCAGCCTCAAGCACCAGCACTCCGTCTTCTCCGCCACGATGTTGCTCATGGGAGCGTCCCTGCTCTCCGGCGTCCTCGGCCTCGTCCGCACCAAGTACATCGCCTACGTCTTCGGCGCAGGCAGCATAACGGACGCCTACAACGCCGCCTTCAACCTGCCGGACATGATCAGCTACTTCCTGATCGGCGGCGTGGCCTCCATCACCCTGGTCAACATCCTCAGCCGCTACCGTGAGGCAGGCGACGAAGAAGGCGCGGACCGTGCCCTCTCCATCATCCTCAACGCCATGATGGTCGTGCTCGGCACCGGCATCCTCATCGCGGAGCTCATCGCCCCCTGGTACACCGCCGCGCTCTTCCCCAAGCTCAACCCGGAGACCGCCGCCCTCTGCACCCATCTCACGCGCCTGCTGCTACCCGCACAGTTCTTCTTCTTCGTCGGAGGAGTCCTCGGCTCACGCCTGCTGGTGCGCAAGATCTTCCTCTACCAGGCCATCACGCCGCTGATCTATAACTTGGGCATCATCCTCGGCGGCGTCCTGCTCTCCGCCCGCCTCGGCATCGATTCGCTCGCCTATGGTGTCCTGGGCGGTGCCTTCGTCGGAGCCGCACTCCTCAACGCCATCGGTGCCTTTCGCGGCGGCCTGCGCTACACCCCCATCTTCAACCTCAAGCATCCGGCCTTTCTGGAGTGGCTCAAGCTCTCGCTGCCCCTCATGATCGGCGTCTCGCTGGCCATGGCGGACAAGTGGATTCTCGGCTACTTCGCCACGGCGGATGACGGCGGCCTCACCCGCCTTCAAAACGCCAAGACCCTCTTCAACGCGCCGCTCGGGATCATTGGCGCGGCTGCCGGCGCGGCGTCGCTGCCGTTCTTCACCAGCCTCTACGCCCAAGGCCGCCACTTCGACTTCAACGCCGCCGTCAACCGTGCCGTCTCGCGCCTTCTGGCCGTAGGCCTCCTCTGCACCGCCTGGATGTGCTCGCTCTCGGTCCCAATCCTCGATATCTACCGTGGCGGCGTCTACAGCAAGGCCGACGCCCTCAACACCGCACACTACTTCGCCATCTTCTCCGTCTCGTTGGCGTTGTGGTCCGCCCAGGGAATCTACGCCCGAGCCTTCTACGCCGCGCGCAACACCCTCACGCCTGCCATCTCCGGCACCGTCGTCACGCTGGTTTCGATTCCCATCTACGCGCTGCTCTTCCACCACATCGGCGTGGATGGCCTGGCGATCGCCTCCGACCTCGGCATCCTCGCCCACACGGTGGCCTTGGCCGTGCTGCTCCATCAGAAGCACATCGTATCGCTGGCGAGTCTGGAGTTTGAGGAGATAGGCCGAGCCCTGATCGCCGCGCTGCTGGCCTACTTCCTGACCTCAACGGCCATCCCGTACATCCCACACCCGTCCGGCCACCCCGGCGACATTGTGGTCATCCTGATCGCCTCCGCCCTCTGGGCCGGAGTGATCCTCTTCACCCTGCAACTCTCCGGCTCGAAGCTCATCCAGCAGCTTCGAAACCGGAAAGCTTAG
- a CDS encoding zinc ribbon domain-containing protein, whose product MSTSQSGLQMVGTCHRCGGELAAHAVTDESGLFCPHCGAPQILLPEYMRPEPVPEPLAVTPTTGTIPPPLPQAIDWRNALICGGAVALVAAVLTVLGVISSFASLINFVWVVSGGVATVAVYQKRRPDALMNGRVGARIGLTAGLMLIVAIGLALATSGVVARFGLHRMASFDAQVAESVQTMQVQMQASMEEQKQSRDVQEKVIGMVNSPEVRAGIAVVYLGLLGAIVVLLGMGGGAFAGMLGARRQGVRRLL is encoded by the coding sequence ATGAGCACTTCCCAGAGCGGGCTGCAGATGGTCGGAACCTGTCATCGCTGCGGCGGCGAGTTGGCCGCGCACGCGGTGACGGATGAATCCGGCCTGTTCTGTCCGCACTGCGGTGCGCCGCAGATCCTGCTGCCGGAGTACATGCGTCCGGAGCCCGTGCCGGAGCCGCTGGCGGTGACGCCGACCACGGGAACCATTCCGCCTCCGCTGCCGCAGGCGATCGACTGGCGCAATGCCCTGATCTGCGGGGGTGCCGTGGCGCTGGTGGCTGCGGTGCTGACCGTGCTGGGCGTGATTTCGTCGTTCGCTTCACTGATCAACTTTGTGTGGGTGGTCAGCGGTGGCGTGGCGACGGTTGCGGTCTACCAGAAGCGGCGGCCGGATGCGCTGATGAACGGGCGCGTGGGCGCACGGATCGGGCTGACGGCGGGGCTGATGTTGATCGTCGCGATTGGGCTCGCGCTGGCGACCTCCGGGGTGGTGGCGCGGTTCGGGCTGCACCGGATGGCGAGCTTTGACGCGCAGGTGGCGGAGTCTGTCCAGACCATGCAGGTGCAGATGCAGGCCAGCATGGAGGAGCAGAAGCAGAGCCGCGATGTCCAGGAAAAGGTGATTGGGATGGTGAACTCGCCGGAGGTACGGGCGGGGATTGCGGTGGTGTATCTGGGTCTGCTGGGCGCGATCGTGGTGCTGCTGGGCATGGGCGGCGGGGCGTTTGCAGGGATGCTGGGAGCAAGGCGGCAGGGTGTGCGGAGGCTGCTATGA
- a CDS encoding putative quinol monooxygenase, which translates to MLSFTVRMRFDEADHEAIEGALKALTTGSRAEPGCVSYICHFLESDPNTVFIYEQYKDSAALDEHKATSHFSEFAVGVLYQRMKERVVENLTAVA; encoded by the coding sequence ATGCTGTCTTTTACCGTACGCATGCGCTTTGACGAGGCCGATCACGAAGCCATTGAAGGCGCACTGAAGGCCCTGACCACAGGCTCCCGCGCGGAGCCCGGCTGCGTCAGCTATATCTGCCACTTTCTGGAGTCGGACCCGAATACTGTTTTCATTTACGAGCAGTACAAGGACTCGGCTGCGCTGGATGAGCATAAGGCGACGAGCCACTTCAGTGAGTTCGCGGTGGGCGTGCTGTACCAGCGGATGAAGGAACGGGTTGTTGAGAATCTGACCGCCGTCGCTTAG
- a CDS encoding AsmA family protein, producing MLLAAAVLIGVLQILVARAGPILKGRVVETLKTRFDSKVELDRLQVSILQGLNVTGGGLRIYPPDDVMAAGAKAPLISVDAFEFHAGLLGLVFKPMHVGAVHVRGLAIHIPPRKMRQQGAAKPRHLGKVKIEVDEIVCDDSQLVIGTDKPDKDPKLFELKHIVLRDVGPNAPWPYDAVLTNAVPKGDIHAAGSFGPWNTESPGDSSVMGDYRFDHADLNTIKGIGGILHSTGHFEGQLDRIAVQGTADVPDFSLDTANHPMYLKTEFSAVVDGTSGDTYLQPVQARLGESDFTCSGAVVNVKGKGHIIDLDVDVPAARIQDFLQLSVKTEPAVMSGVITTKTKLHIRPGPESVTQKLSLKGGFVLKRIHFTNPEVEDKVDMLSLRAEGNPKDAKPGAPDVHSLMTGQFEMSGGKLNFSNLNYTLPGASVALAGVYSLDGQQFEFTGKVRTQAKLSQMVASKWKSLLLKPVDPFFHKDGAGAVIPVKISGTKSAPKFGLNLGGKKPDQASR from the coding sequence GTGCTTCTTGCAGCCGCAGTCCTGATCGGTGTGCTGCAGATCCTGGTGGCACGGGCTGGTCCGATCCTCAAGGGCCGCGTCGTTGAGACGCTCAAGACGCGCTTCGACAGTAAGGTGGAGCTGGACAGGCTTCAGGTCTCCATCTTGCAGGGCCTGAACGTCACGGGCGGCGGCCTGCGAATCTATCCGCCTGACGATGTCATGGCCGCAGGTGCGAAGGCGCCGCTGATCTCAGTCGATGCGTTTGAGTTTCATGCCGGGCTGCTGGGCCTGGTGTTCAAGCCGATGCATGTTGGCGCGGTGCATGTGCGTGGGCTCGCCATCCATATCCCGCCACGCAAGATGCGACAGCAGGGTGCCGCAAAGCCCCGGCATCTGGGCAAGGTCAAGATTGAGGTGGATGAGATCGTCTGCGACGACTCACAGCTCGTCATCGGCACGGACAAGCCGGACAAGGACCCCAAGCTCTTTGAGTTGAAGCACATCGTCCTGCGTGACGTGGGACCGAATGCGCCGTGGCCCTATGACGCCGTGCTGACCAACGCCGTGCCGAAGGGCGACATCCACGCGGCGGGCAGCTTTGGTCCATGGAACACGGAGAGCCCCGGCGACTCCAGCGTCATGGGCGACTATCGCTTCGACCACGCCGATCTGAACACCATCAAGGGCATCGGCGGCATCCTGCACTCCACCGGCCACTTCGAAGGCCAGCTTGACCGCATTGCCGTGCAGGGCACAGCCGACGTGCCGGACTTCTCACTCGACACCGCCAACCACCCCATGTATCTGAAGACGGAGTTCTCCGCCGTCGTCGACGGCACCAGCGGCGATACCTACCTGCAGCCCGTGCAGGCCAGGCTGGGTGAGTCCGACTTCACCTGCAGCGGCGCGGTCGTGAACGTCAAGGGCAAAGGCCACATCATCGATCTCGACGTGGACGTGCCGGCCGCGCGCATTCAGGACTTTCTGCAGCTCTCCGTCAAGACCGAGCCGGCGGTAATGTCAGGCGTGATCACGACGAAGACGAAGCTGCACATCCGTCCCGGGCCGGAGAGCGTCACGCAGAAGCTGAGCCTGAAGGGCGGCTTCGTGCTGAAGCGCATCCATTTCACCAACCCGGAGGTGGAGGACAAGGTGGATATGCTGAGCCTCCGCGCCGAAGGAAACCCCAAAGACGCCAAGCCCGGTGCGCCGGATGTGCATTCGCTGATGACAGGGCAGTTTGAGATGAGCGGCGGCAAGCTGAACTTCAGCAACCTGAACTACACGTTGCCGGGAGCGAGCGTCGCGTTGGCGGGTGTCTACTCGCTGGACGGGCAGCAGTTTGAGTTCACAGGAAAGGTCCGGACGCAGGCCAAGCTGTCCCAGATGGTGGCCTCCAAATGGAAGAGCCTCCTGCTGAAACCGGTCGACCCGTTCTTCCACAAGGACGGCGCGGGCGCGGTCATCCCGGTGAAGATCTCGGGGACGAAGAGTGCGCCTAAGTTTGGTCTGAACCTTGGCGGCAAGAAGCCGGATCAGGCTTCGAGATGA
- a CDS encoding YybH family protein, translated as MKTLFLLALILCLPLAPAVRAQDKGPDQLRTLSHDELAIIKVLNAQEKAWNRGDIDSYVTGYKNAPDILFVGAQVSHGYAQMVSDYRHNYPNRDAMGTLTFADLEPRLLDEKFAVVLGKYHLDRNKKAGGPADGIFSLIFEKTEGGWKIIVDHTT; from the coding sequence ATGAAAACCCTCTTCCTCCTCGCCCTCATTCTCTGCCTGCCACTCGCCCCCGCCGTCCGCGCGCAGGACAAAGGTCCGGACCAGCTCCGCACCCTCTCCCACGACGAACTCGCCATCATCAAGGTCCTTAACGCGCAGGAGAAGGCCTGGAATCGCGGTGACATCGACTCCTACGTCACCGGCTACAAGAACGCGCCGGACATCCTCTTCGTCGGCGCACAGGTCAGCCACGGCTACGCCCAGATGGTCTCCGACTACCGCCACAACTACCCCAACCGCGACGCCATGGGCACCCTCACCTTCGCAGATCTCGAGCCCCGCCTGCTCGACGAAAAGTTCGCCGTAGTCCTCGGCAAGTATCACCTCGACCGCAACAAAAAGGCCGGCGGCCCAGCCGACGGAATCTTCTCCCTCATCTTCGAAAAAACCGAGGGCGGCTGGAAGATCATCGTCGATCACACCACCTAA
- a CDS encoding MerR family transcriptional regulator — MAPQESIRKRSGSGGTGASSAREIPDKLYFRIGEVAKLCDVPAYVLRFWEGEFPQLRPNKGGTGQRLYRRRDVEMALRIKTLLYDEGYTIPGARQAFKAELRTTRDTQLGLGDMGEPESAAPGAVDTSHLEAIRKELGELHAMLSRPAVAKSVVQPIRPPRPQPIPRAKTPPAQFPKSKLMLEREKGPTLLDSLFDDLDFDPPTQA; from the coding sequence ATGGCCCCGCAGGAATCAATCCGTAAGCGTTCCGGCAGTGGAGGCACCGGTGCGTCGTCCGCACGCGAGATCCCGGATAAGCTCTACTTCCGCATCGGAGAGGTCGCCAAACTCTGCGACGTGCCGGCCTATGTCCTGCGCTTCTGGGAAGGCGAATTCCCCCAGCTTCGGCCCAACAAAGGTGGCACCGGCCAGCGCCTCTACCGCCGCCGCGACGTCGAAATGGCCCTCCGCATCAAGACCCTCCTCTATGACGAGGGCTACACCATCCCCGGCGCACGCCAGGCCTTCAAGGCTGAGCTTCGCACCACCCGGGACACCCAACTCGGTCTCGGAGACATGGGAGAGCCGGAGTCTGCGGCTCCAGGCGCAGTCGACACCAGCCACCTTGAAGCCATCCGCAAGGAACTCGGCGAGCTCCACGCCATGCTCTCGCGCCCGGCGGTGGCGAAGTCGGTGGTGCAGCCCATCCGCCCCCCGCGTCCGCAGCCCATCCCCCGCGCCAAGACGCCGCCAGCCCAGTTTCCCAAGTCGAAGCTGATGCTGGAGCGCGAAAAAGGCCCCACCCTCCTGGACTCCCTCTTCGACGACCTCGACTTCGATCCACCCACCCAGGCCTAA
- a CDS encoding DUF1697 domain-containing protein, giving the protein MYLALLRGINVGGKAKLPMKELAAIFTACGATAVRTYIQSGNVVFEAKPHEAAEACVAKVTEEIAKQYGYPGRIVLRSTEELRETFTHNPFLKAGAVESTLHVYFLNDLPAAGAVKALDPLRSEPDAFAVHKRAVYLHLPNGMARTKLTNAYFDSKLKTVSTARNWNTIGKLLEMMEA; this is encoded by the coding sequence GTGTATCTGGCATTGCTCAGGGGAATCAACGTGGGGGGCAAGGCCAAGCTTCCCATGAAGGAGCTTGCGGCCATCTTTACGGCGTGTGGCGCAACTGCGGTTCGGACTTATATCCAGAGCGGCAATGTCGTCTTTGAGGCAAAGCCTCACGAGGCCGCCGAGGCCTGCGTCGCGAAGGTGACGGAGGAAATTGCAAAACAGTATGGGTATCCGGGCCGCATCGTCCTGCGCTCTACGGAGGAGCTACGCGAGACCTTCACGCACAATCCGTTCCTCAAAGCGGGAGCGGTGGAGTCCACGCTCCACGTCTATTTCCTGAACGATCTCCCCGCAGCCGGTGCAGTCAAAGCCTTGGACCCACTCCGCTCCGAACCAGACGCCTTTGCAGTCCACAAACGCGCCGTGTATCTGCACCTACCGAATGGGATGGCTCGCACGAAGCTGACGAACGCTTACTTCGATTCGAAGCTGAAGACGGTCAGCACGGCACGCAACTGGAACACCATCGGCAAGCTGCTGGAGATGATGGAGGCCTAA
- a CDS encoding molybdopterin-containing oxidoreductase family protein, with product MELVGESGRRVVHAVCSHDCPDSCGVLVTVATDAAGQERAVKVEGDPNHPVTRGFLCGKVAKYLDRVYAPDRLLYPMKRKAGVAKGPLVQGREMEAFERITWDEALEVIATRLQGISDEFGPESILPYSYAGTIGQLGYGSMDRRFFYRLGASQLDRTICATAGGAALTSVYGVKLGTVPQDFAHAGLVIAWGANIHGNNIHLWPFIEEARRKGARLVVIDPYRTRTAALADEHLAINPGTDGLLALGMMHVIFSEGLEDAAYLAECTVGAAELRAHALKAEHAPEVVSLATGISVEKIVGLAREYAGCLKRTGKPAVIRVNYGVQRSENGGTAARAVAMLPLVTGAWKHKGGGLLLSTSGSFPFDNNTLQRPDLMYASPLGRAARVVNMSQLGQALTELGSEAKDGPPVKALFVYNSNAAAVAPNQNVVLAGMRRDDLFTVVHEQFFTDTADYADVLLPAPTFLEVKDVQGAYGHLFAQVSNRAIAPLGEARSNVRVFGELGQRMGFEEDCFKDGDDELIDQTLASGNAWFEGITRERLEREGHVALRLPGNEAGETLPFSTAEWFRTPSGKGELVPVPVYVAPEESRARATGEYPLEFLGRKADNYMNSTFANQAVHQRMEAKTDGVLEMHADDAQARSVQTGDEVEIFNARGRIVLKVGINGKINRGVVAARLDWAKLGQDLSGRGANVNALTSERVTDLGGGATFYSTLVEVRKVERPAAALAHPSSEETNDAA from the coding sequence ATGGAGCTTGTGGGCGAGAGCGGGAGGCGCGTGGTGCATGCGGTGTGCTCGCATGACTGCCCGGATAGCTGCGGGGTGCTGGTGACGGTCGCGACGGATGCGGCCGGGCAGGAACGTGCGGTGAAGGTGGAAGGCGATCCGAACCATCCGGTGACGCGTGGGTTTTTGTGCGGCAAGGTAGCGAAGTATCTTGACCGGGTGTATGCGCCGGATCGTCTGCTGTATCCGATGAAGCGTAAGGCTGGCGTGGCCAAGGGGCCGCTGGTGCAGGGACGGGAGATGGAGGCGTTCGAGCGGATTACTTGGGACGAGGCGCTCGAGGTGATCGCGACACGGCTGCAGGGGATTTCGGACGAGTTTGGGCCGGAGAGCATTCTGCCCTATAGCTATGCGGGGACGATCGGGCAGCTTGGGTATGGGTCGATGGACCGGCGGTTTTTTTATCGGCTGGGGGCTTCGCAGCTCGACCGTACGATCTGCGCGACGGCGGGTGGGGCTGCGCTGACGAGCGTGTATGGGGTGAAGCTGGGGACGGTGCCGCAGGACTTCGCTCATGCGGGGTTGGTGATCGCGTGGGGGGCGAATATTCATGGGAACAACATTCACCTTTGGCCGTTTATTGAGGAAGCCCGGAGAAAAGGCGCGCGGCTGGTGGTGATTGACCCTTACCGGACGCGGACGGCGGCGCTGGCGGATGAGCACCTGGCGATCAATCCGGGGACCGATGGGCTGCTGGCGCTGGGGATGATGCATGTGATCTTCAGCGAGGGGCTTGAGGATGCTGCGTATCTGGCGGAGTGTACTGTCGGGGCGGCGGAGCTTCGGGCTCATGCGCTGAAGGCGGAACATGCGCCGGAGGTGGTTTCGCTTGCTACCGGGATCTCAGTGGAGAAGATTGTGGGGCTGGCGCGGGAGTATGCGGGGTGCTTGAAGCGTACGGGCAAGCCGGCGGTGATTCGGGTGAACTATGGGGTGCAGCGGAGTGAGAACGGTGGGACTGCGGCGAGGGCTGTTGCGATGCTGCCTCTGGTGACGGGAGCGTGGAAGCACAAGGGCGGTGGGCTGCTGCTTTCTACGAGTGGGTCATTTCCGTTCGACAACAACACGCTGCAGAGGCCGGACCTGATGTATGCGAGTCCGCTGGGGCGTGCGGCTCGGGTGGTGAATATGAGCCAGTTAGGGCAGGCTTTGACGGAGCTCGGTTCGGAGGCGAAAGATGGCCCGCCGGTGAAGGCTTTGTTTGTCTATAACTCGAATGCTGCGGCTGTGGCTCCGAATCAAAATGTTGTGTTGGCGGGGATGCGCCGGGACGATCTCTTTACGGTCGTCCATGAGCAGTTCTTTACCGATACAGCGGACTATGCGGATGTGCTGCTGCCCGCGCCAACGTTTCTTGAGGTGAAGGATGTGCAGGGGGCTTACGGGCACCTGTTCGCGCAGGTGAGTAACCGAGCGATTGCTCCGCTGGGGGAGGCTCGGTCCAACGTGCGGGTGTTTGGCGAGCTTGGGCAGCGGATGGGGTTTGAGGAAGACTGCTTCAAGGATGGCGATGATGAGTTGATCGATCAGACGCTGGCCTCCGGCAATGCCTGGTTTGAGGGGATTACGCGGGAGCGGCTGGAGCGGGAGGGGCATGTCGCGCTGAGGCTGCCGGGCAATGAGGCCGGAGAGACGCTTCCCTTCTCTACTGCTGAGTGGTTCAGGACTCCGAGCGGCAAGGGGGAGTTGGTGCCGGTGCCGGTGTATGTGGCACCGGAGGAGTCTCGCGCGCGGGCTACGGGGGAGTATCCGCTGGAGTTCCTGGGGCGGAAGGCGGACAACTATATGAACTCGACGTTTGCCAATCAGGCTGTGCATCAGCGCATGGAGGCCAAAACCGACGGCGTGCTCGAAATGCATGCGGACGATGCGCAGGCCCGGAGTGTGCAGACCGGCGACGAGGTGGAGATCTTCAACGCGCGCGGCAGGATCGTCCTGAAGGTGGGGATAAACGGCAAGATCAACCGCGGCGTGGTGGCGGCCAGGCTGGACTGGGCGAAGCTTGGCCAGGACCTCTCCGGACGCGGCGCGAATGTCAACGCGCTGACGAGTGAGCGGGTGACGGACCTGGGCGGCGGGGCCACGTTTTACTCGACGCTGGTGGAGGTTCGCAAAGTAGAACGTCCCGCGGCGGCTCTCGCGCATCCAAGCTCAGAGGAGACGAACGATGCCGCGTGA
- a CDS encoding TMEM175 family protein, whose translation MPKEQPSPGRLEAFSDGVIAVIITIMVLDFKVPHDPGPAAFARAILPTLAVYFLSFTFTGIYWVNHHHLVHRIRHVNAPMLYGNLFFLFCLSLLPFATSYALEKHFDSFSVAVYAGALLLSGIGFIALSLAIGRHLHRTGGVEDPTDAAIQQAERSKAFLSLAMYALAMPSPTGTPSSPRLRSPSSPSSGSSPASSSRQPTKTARPTAPSDRYGILSSRASR comes from the coding sequence ATGCCCAAAGAACAACCATCCCCCGGCCGCCTGGAAGCCTTCTCAGACGGCGTCATCGCCGTTATCATCACCATCATGGTCCTGGACTTCAAGGTCCCGCATGACCCCGGCCCCGCAGCCTTTGCCCGAGCCATCCTCCCCACGCTCGCCGTCTACTTCCTCTCCTTCACCTTCACCGGAATCTACTGGGTCAATCATCACCACCTAGTGCATCGCATCCGCCACGTCAACGCGCCCATGCTCTACGGAAATCTTTTCTTCCTCTTCTGCCTGTCGCTCCTGCCCTTCGCCACGTCTTACGCGCTGGAGAAGCACTTTGACTCCTTCTCGGTCGCCGTCTACGCCGGAGCCCTGCTCCTAAGCGGCATCGGCTTCATCGCGCTCTCGCTCGCCATCGGCCGTCATCTCCACCGCACCGGCGGCGTAGAAGACCCCACAGACGCAGCCATTCAGCAGGCCGAGCGCAGCAAAGCCTTCCTCAGCCTCGCCATGTACGCCCTTGCAATGCCCTCGCCTACTGGCACCCCTTCGTCGCCGCGGCTGAGATCGCCCTCGTCACCGTCATCTGGATCGTCCCCGGCTTCCTCCTCAAGGCAGCCCACGAAAACTGCGAGACCCACGGCGCCGTCTGATCGATACGGTATCCTCTCCTCACGCGCGTCCAGGTGA
- the pyrR gene encoding bifunctional pyr operon transcriptional regulator/uracil phosphoribosyltransferase PyrR: MAEEMAETKKDGPKLRLKGRLMSASEIERTLVRLAHEIVEKNDGATNLGLIGIKRRGVPLAQRLGKLIEKIEKTPVDTGVLDISFYRDDLSTAGPRPVVTKGAIGFDVTGRDIILMDDVLYTGRTIRAALDALFDHGRPKSVQLLVLIDRGHRELPIQSTFTGRTIPTSSREIIEVKLREIDEDEQVLLVELAE, encoded by the coding sequence ATGGCTGAAGAGATGGCTGAAACCAAAAAAGACGGGCCGAAGTTGAGGCTGAAGGGCCGGCTGATGTCGGCGTCTGAGATTGAACGGACGCTGGTCAGGCTGGCACATGAAATTGTGGAGAAGAACGACGGCGCGACGAACCTGGGGCTGATCGGGATCAAGCGGCGGGGCGTGCCGCTGGCGCAGCGGCTCGGCAAGCTGATTGAGAAGATTGAGAAGACGCCGGTGGATACGGGCGTGCTGGATATCAGCTTCTATCGCGACGATCTTTCGACCGCCGGGCCACGGCCTGTGGTGACGAAGGGTGCGATCGGGTTCGACGTCACGGGGCGCGACATCATCCTGATGGACGACGTGCTCTACACGGGGCGGACGATTCGCGCGGCGCTCGATGCGCTGTTCGACCATGGCCGGCCGAAGAGCGTGCAGTTGCTGGTGTTGATCGACCGTGGACATCGTGAGCTGCCGATCCAATCTACGTTTACGGGGCGGACGATTCCCACTTCTTCACGCGAAATTATCGAAGTGAAGCTGCGCGAGATCGACGAAGACGAACAGGTGCTGCTGGTCGAACTGGCGGAGTAG